The Scatophagus argus isolate fScaArg1 chromosome 20, fScaArg1.pri, whole genome shotgun sequence genome window below encodes:
- the alad gene encoding delta-aminolevulinic acid dehydratase, whose translation MQTPAESILHSGYFHPTLRYWQTCVADLRPDNLIYPIFITDSADAVEPIGSLPGQARYGVNKLEGMLRPLVENGLKCVLIFGVPAKIEKDDRGSGADADDTPAVLAVKKIRSLFPELLVACDVCLCPYTSHGHCGILDDDGTLNNDASCLRLAEVALAYARAGCHIIAPSDMMDGRVRAIKQALISNGLGNKASVLSYSAKFASCYYGPFRDAAQSKPAFGDRRCYQLPPGARGLAVRAVERDVREGADMLMVKPGLPYLDIVREVKDKFPTHPLAVYNVSGEFAMMWHGAQAGAFDLRAAVMEAMTAFRRAGADIIITYYAPQLLSWLKE comes from the exons ATGCAGACACCAGCAGAGTCGATCCTCCACAGCGGCTATTTCCACCCAACACTCCGATACTGGCAGACCTGCGTCGCTGATTTAAGACCTGACAATCTCATCTACCCGATTTTCATCAC AGACAGTGCAGATGCGGTGGAGCCCATCGGCAGTCTGCCAGGACAGGCCAG ATATGGAGTGAATAAGCTGGAGGGAATGTTGCGGCCACTTGTGGAGAACGGCTTGAAATGTGTGCTGATTTTTGGTGTCCCTGCAAAAATTGAGAAG GATGACAGGGGCTCAGGCGCCGACGCAGACGACACGCCGGCTGTGCTAGCAGTGAAGAAGATCAGGTCTTTGTTCCCGGAGTTGCTGGTGGCGTGCGACGTCTGCTTGTGTCCCTACACATCACATGGACACTGTG GTATCCTGGACGATGACGGCACTCTGAACAATGACGCCAGCTGCCTGCGCTTGGCTGAAGTGGCGCTTGCCTACGCCCGAGCAG gctgTCACATCATCGCTCCCTCTGATATGATGGATGGAAGAGTCAGAGCCATAAAACAAGCCCTGATATCTAACGGTCTGGGAAACAAG GCTTCGGTGCTGAGCTACAGTGCAAAGTTTGCCTCTTGTTATTATGGACCTTTCAG aGACGCTGCCCAGTCCAAACCTGCGTTTGGGGACAGACGCTGCTATCAGCTGCCTCCCGGAGCGAGGGGACTCGCCGTTCGAGCTGTG GAGCGAGAcgtgagagaaggagctgaTATGCTGATGGTGAAACCAGGTCTGCCGTACCTGGATATCGTGAGAGAAGTCAAGGACAAG TTCCCCACTCACCCCCTGGCGGTATACAACGTGTCGGGGGAGTTTGCCATGATGTGGCATGGAGCGCAGGCGGGAGCCTTCGACCTGCGGGCTGCTGTGATGGAGGCCATGACCGCCTTCCGCCGGGCAG GggctgacatcatcatcacctaTTACGCACCTCAGCTGCTTAGCTGGCTGAAGGAGTGA